TGCTCGATGCGCACGATCGCGACGTCGTCGCGGTTGTCCTTGGCTTTGCGTGCCGCCAGCTCGTAATACAGTTTCCCGCTGGTCAGCAGGACGCGGCCGACCGTACTGCGATCGCCGATGCCGTCTTCGTAGGTGGGCTCTTCCAGCACCGAGCGGAACTTCAGCTCGGTGAAGTCCCGGATGTCGCTGACGGCCGCCTTGTTGCGCAGCATCGACTTCGGCGTGAAGACGATCAGGGGACGCTGAATACCGTCCAGCGCGTGCCGGCGCAGCAGGTGGAAGTAGTTCGACGGCGTCGACGGCATGGCGATCGTCATCGATCCCTCCGCCCACAGTTGCAGGAACCGTTCGATCCGGCCTGACGTGTGGTCGGGTCCCTGTCCCTCGTGGCCGTGTGGCAGCAGCAACACCACGTTGGACAACTGGCCCCACTTGGCCTCGCCGGAGCTGATGAACTCGTCAATGATCGACTGCGCGCCGTTGACGAAGTCGCCGAACTGCGCCTCCCACAACACCAGCGCGTCCGGGTTGCCCACGGTGTAGCCGTATTCGAAGCCGACCGCGGCGTACTCCGACAGCGGCGAGTCGTAGACCAGGAACTTGCCCCCGGTCGGGCTGCCGTCCAGGTTGGTCGCCAACAACTGCAGCGGCGTGAATTCCTTGCCGGTGTGGCGGTCGATGATCACCGCATGCCGTTGCGAGAACGTGCCGCGCCGGGTGTCCTGTCCGGACAGCCGCACCAGCTTGCCCTCGGCGACCAGCGATCCCAGCGCCAACAGCTCGCCGAAGGCCCAGTCGATCTTGCCTTCGTAGGCCATCTCCCGGCGCTTCTCGAGCACGGGCAGCACCCGCGGGTGGACCGAAAATCCCTCCGGCACCGCCAGGAATGCGTCGCCGATGCGCGCCAGCAGCGCCTTGTCGACGGCGGTCGACAGCCCCGCCGGCACCAGCTGGTCGGATTCCACGGACGCACTGGGTCGCACGCCGTGTTTCTCCAGATCGCGGACCTCGTTGAACACCCGCTCCAGCTGGCCCTGGTAGTCGCGCAGCGCGTCTTCGGCTTCCTTCATCGAGATGTCACCGCGGCCAATCAGGGCCTCGGTGTAGCTCTTGCGGGCGCCGCGCTTGGTGTCGACGACGTCGTACATGTAGGGGTTGGTCATCGACGGGTCGTCGCCCTCGTTGTGCCCGCGGCGGCGGTAGCACAGCATGTCGATGACGACGTCCTTCTTGAATTTCTGCCGGAAGTCCACCGCCAGCCGGGCCACCCACGTGCAGGCTTCGGGGTCGTCGCCGTTGACGTGGAAGATCGGTGCGCCGATCATCTTGGCGACGTCGGTGCAGTATTCACTGGATCGGGAGTACTCCGGCGCGGTGGTGAAGCCGATCTGGTTGTTGACGATCACGTGGATGGTGCCACCGACGCGGTACCCCGGCAGTAGTGCCATGTTCAGCGTCTCGGCGACCACACCCTGGCCGGCGAAGGCGGCGTCGCCGTGCAGCATCATCGGCACCACCGAGAAACCTTCCTCGCCGTCGCCCTTGTCGAGCAGGTCCTCCTTGGCCCGGACCAATCCCTCCAGCACCGGGTCGACGGCCTCGAGGTGCGACGGGTTGGCCGTCAGCGATACACGAATGTCGTTGTCGCCGAACATTTGTAAGTACACGCCCGTGGCGCCGAGATGGTACTTGACGTCACCGGAGCCGTGGGCCTGCGACGGATTGAGGTTGCCCTCGAATTCGGAGAAGATCTGCGAGTAGGGCTTGCCGACGATGTTGGCCAGCACATTGAGTCGGCCGCGATGCGGCATGGCGATGACGACTTCGTCCAGGCCGTGCTCGGCGCACTGGTCGATCGCCGCGTCCATCATCGGGATGACACTTTCGGCGCCTTCCAGCGAGAAGCGCTTCTGCCCAACGTATTTGGTCTGTAGAAAGGTCTCGAAGGCTTCGGCGGCGTTCAGTCGACTGAGGATGTATTTTTGTTCTGCCACAGTCGGTTTGACGTGTTTGGTCTCGATCCGCTCCTCGAGCCACTGCTGCTGCTCAGGCTCGAGGATGTGGGTGTACTCGACGCCGATGTGGCGGCAGTAGGCATCCCGTAACAAGCCCAGCACGTCGCGCAGCTTTTTGTGCTGGCAGCCGGCGAAGCCGTTGACCTTGAATTCGCGGTCCAAATCCCACAGGGTCAGGCCGTGATTGAGGATTTCCAGATCCGGGTGGCTGCGGAATCGGTTGCCGTCCAAGCGCAGCGGGTCGATGTCTGCCATCAGGTGGCCGCGGTTACGGTATGCCGCAATCAATTCCATCACCCGAGCGTTCTTGTCGACGATCGAGTCAGGGTTGTCGGTGCTCCACCGCACCGGCAGGTACGGGTTGCCGAGCTCTCGGAAGATTTCGTCCCAGAAGTGGTCCGACAGCAGCATTTCGTGGATGGTGCGCAGGAAGTCGCCGGACTCCGCGCCCTGAATGATGCGGTGGTCGTAGGTGGAGGTCAGGGTGATCAATTTGCCGATGCCGAGCTCGGCGATGCGTTCCTCGCTGGCGCCCTGGAATTCGGCCGGGTACTCCATCGCGCCGACCCCGATGATCGCGCCTTGGCCGGCCATCAACCGCGGCACGGAGTGCACGGTGCCGATGGTGCCCGGGTTCGTCAACGAAATCGTCACTCCGGCAAAGTCTTCCGCGGTCAACTTTCCGTCGCGGGCCCGGCGCACGATGTCCTCGTAGGCGGAGACGAACTCCGCGAACCGCATGGTCTCGCACTTTTTGATCCCGGCCACCACCAGGGAGCGTTTGCCGTCTTTGCCCTGCAGGTCGATGGCCAGCCCGAGGTTGGTATGCGCCGGGGTGATCGCGGTCGGTTTGCCGTCGATCTCGGCGTAGTGGCGGTTCATGTTCGGGAACTGTTTGACCGCCTGCACCAGGGCGTAGCCCAGCAGGTGCGTGAAGGAGACCTTGCCGCCGCGGGTGCGCTTGAGCTGGTTGTTGATGACGATGCGGTTGTCGATCATCAGCTTGGCTGGAATGGCCCGGACGCTGGTAGCCGTCGGCACGTCCAGGGATGCCGACATGTTCTTGACGACGGCGGCGGCGGCGCCGCGCAGCACCTGCAGCTCGTCGCCCTCGGCGGGCGTCGGGGCGGGCGCCTTAGTGGAAGGGGTAGCGGCGGGCGCGGCGCCGTTGGCCGCCGCAGCGGTGCTCGCGGGTGCGGCCGGGGTGGTTGCGGGTTCGGCGACCGCGACGGGCTTGGCCGCTGCGGCGGGCGGGGCGGCACGTCCGTCACCGGGGCTGGAAGGCTGCGGCGCCGAAGCGGCCGTCGACTCGGGGTTGTAGTCAACGAGGAACTCGTGCCAGCTGGGATCCACCGACGACGGGTCGT
This Mycobacterium simiae DNA region includes the following protein-coding sequences:
- a CDS encoding multifunctional oxoglutarate decarboxylase/oxoglutarate dehydrogenase thiamine pyrophosphate-binding subunit/dihydrolipoyllysine-residue succinyltransferase subunit, producing the protein MSNMSSPFGQNEWLVEEMYRKFRDDPSSVDPSWHEFLVDYNPESTAASAPQPSSPGDGRAAPPAAAAKPVAVAEPATTPAAPASTAAAANGAAPAATPSTKAPAPTPAEGDELQVLRGAAAAVVKNMSASLDVPTATSVRAIPAKLMIDNRIVINNQLKRTRGGKVSFTHLLGYALVQAVKQFPNMNRHYAEIDGKPTAITPAHTNLGLAIDLQGKDGKRSLVVAGIKKCETMRFAEFVSAYEDIVRRARDGKLTAEDFAGVTISLTNPGTIGTVHSVPRLMAGQGAIIGVGAMEYPAEFQGASEERIAELGIGKLITLTSTYDHRIIQGAESGDFLRTIHEMLLSDHFWDEIFRELGNPYLPVRWSTDNPDSIVDKNARVMELIAAYRNRGHLMADIDPLRLDGNRFRSHPDLEILNHGLTLWDLDREFKVNGFAGCQHKKLRDVLGLLRDAYCRHIGVEYTHILEPEQQQWLEERIETKHVKPTVAEQKYILSRLNAAEAFETFLQTKYVGQKRFSLEGAESVIPMMDAAIDQCAEHGLDEVVIAMPHRGRLNVLANIVGKPYSQIFSEFEGNLNPSQAHGSGDVKYHLGATGVYLQMFGDNDIRVSLTANPSHLEAVDPVLEGLVRAKEDLLDKGDGEEGFSVVPMMLHGDAAFAGQGVVAETLNMALLPGYRVGGTIHVIVNNQIGFTTAPEYSRSSEYCTDVAKMIGAPIFHVNGDDPEACTWVARLAVDFRQKFKKDVVIDMLCYRRRGHNEGDDPSMTNPYMYDVVDTKRGARKSYTEALIGRGDISMKEAEDALRDYQGQLERVFNEVRDLEKHGVRPSASVESDQLVPAGLSTAVDKALLARIGDAFLAVPEGFSVHPRVLPVLEKRREMAYEGKIDWAFGELLALGSLVAEGKLVRLSGQDTRRGTFSQRHAVIIDRHTGKEFTPLQLLATNLDGSPTGGKFLVYDSPLSEYAAVGFEYGYTVGNPDALVLWEAQFGDFVNGAQSIIDEFISSGEAKWGQLSNVVLLLPHGHEGQGPDHTSGRIERFLQLWAEGSMTIAMPSTPSNYFHLLRRHALDGIQRPLIVFTPKSMLRNKAAVSDIRDFTELKFRSVLEEPTYEDGIGDRSTVGRVLLTSGKLYYELAARKAKDNRDDVAIVRIEQLAPLPKRRLGETLDRYPNAREFFWVQEEPANQGAWPRFGLELPELLPEKLTGIKRISRRAMSAPSSGSSKVHAVEQQEILDIAFG